Proteins from a genomic interval of Streptomyces sp. NBC_00820:
- a CDS encoding RICIN domain-containing protein, with translation MPTPHSPRPAYPPPGGDPGESDDSLAAPLRAGSDAEASRSAALLMARHWQPAHDYAVICLATPGPLAHMVTGAAFHQILDRLALGEPAEALRPRLLGAVRDTAANWAATERVAAALPGLENPAGGRGMSTAKSLIPENRALAEHSFRNLPLLGQALLWHTEVDAEPVSVPAALLGLDTDSAAAAREEARDRFREGCVRAHRELAPSNDCRHYNRLLDVPIRRGGDLLPDVREHLAACPYCRHAADQLGRIDAALGLLLAEAVLGWGARRYVDSRPGRTRPSAAGSRGAAGRSGGRRRGGGGTGLPGLLSRGSASGGRRREEGGAGTPAGGTEPGRRRRGGDSGGLDRAFTPDRRVSGAGPSSRTLLTGFGVASVGLLATVLAVSVWPQGGAHADPVTATGATPGGGVASSPAAASGTDARSPVADTPGTASGPAGLPSAGRATRLHNSAAAGLCLDVKGTPEAGAGVLLAACSSAGTQQWMYDADGLLHSMVDSGLCLDSRADAAVVILGTCADIGTARGDDVRYDLTVQGELLPRWDPTLALAATGTRPGADIVVTARDRSPDQRWQADTPSAGSGSLSVVGGDGRSARPAEADQGA, from the coding sequence GTGCCCACCCCCCACTCCCCTCGTCCCGCCTACCCGCCACCCGGCGGCGATCCCGGTGAGTCCGACGACTCCCTCGCCGCCCCGCTGCGCGCCGGTTCCGACGCGGAGGCCTCCCGGTCCGCCGCGCTGCTGATGGCCCGGCACTGGCAGCCCGCGCACGACTACGCCGTCATCTGCCTGGCCACGCCCGGGCCCCTCGCCCACATGGTCACCGGAGCCGCCTTCCACCAGATCCTCGACCGGCTCGCCCTCGGTGAACCCGCGGAGGCGCTCCGGCCCCGGCTGCTGGGCGCCGTCCGGGACACCGCCGCCAACTGGGCCGCCACGGAGCGCGTCGCCGCCGCCCTGCCCGGCCTGGAGAATCCCGCCGGAGGGCGCGGCATGAGCACGGCGAAGTCCCTGATACCGGAGAACCGCGCCCTCGCCGAACACTCCTTCCGCAACCTTCCCCTGCTCGGACAGGCCCTGCTCTGGCACACCGAGGTCGACGCCGAGCCGGTGAGCGTCCCCGCCGCGCTCCTCGGCCTGGACACCGACAGCGCGGCGGCCGCGCGCGAGGAGGCCCGCGACAGATTCCGCGAAGGCTGCGTCCGCGCCCACCGGGAACTCGCGCCCAGCAACGACTGCCGCCACTACAACCGTCTGCTCGACGTCCCGATCCGCCGGGGCGGCGACCTGCTTCCCGACGTCCGCGAACACCTCGCCGCCTGCCCCTACTGCCGGCACGCCGCCGACCAGCTCGGCCGGATCGACGCCGCCCTCGGCCTCCTGCTCGCCGAGGCCGTCCTCGGCTGGGGCGCCCGCCGCTACGTCGACTCGCGCCCCGGCCGTACCCGTCCGAGCGCGGCCGGTTCGCGCGGCGCCGCCGGGCGTTCCGGCGGCCGACGGCGGGGCGGCGGCGGAACCGGGCTCCCCGGACTGCTGTCCCGGGGCTCGGCGTCCGGCGGCCGGCGCCGGGAGGAGGGCGGAGCCGGGACGCCGGCCGGGGGTACCGAGCCGGGCAGGCGCCGACGCGGCGGCGACTCCGGCGGCCTCGACCGGGCGTTCACCCCGGACCGCCGTGTGTCCGGTGCCGGGCCGTCCTCCAGGACGCTGCTCACCGGCTTCGGCGTCGCCTCCGTGGGACTGCTCGCGACCGTGCTCGCCGTCAGCGTCTGGCCCCAAGGGGGTGCCCACGCCGACCCGGTCACCGCCACCGGCGCCACACCCGGCGGCGGCGTCGCGTCCTCTCCGGCCGCCGCCTCCGGCACCGACGCCCGCTCGCCGGTGGCCGACACCCCGGGTACGGCGTCGGGCCCCGCGGGCCTGCCGTCCGCCGGACGGGCGACCCGGCTGCACAACAGCGCCGCCGCCGGCCTGTGCCTGGACGTCAAGGGCACGCCCGAGGCCGGCGCCGGCGTGCTGCTCGCCGCCTGCTCCTCGGCCGGGACCCAGCAGTGGATGTACGACGCCGACGGGCTGCTGCACAGCATGGTGGATTCCGGCCTGTGCCTGGACTCGCGTGCCGACGCCGCCGTGGTCATCCTCGGGACCTGCGCCGACATCGGCACGGCGCGGGGTGACGACGTGCGGTACGACCTCACCGTGCAGGGCGAGTTGCTGCCCCGCTGGGACCCCACGCTCGCCCTCGCCGCGACCGGCACCCGCCCTGGCGCCGACATCGTCGTCACGGCCCGGGACCGGTCGCCCGACCAGCGCTGGCAGGCCGACACGCCGTCGGCGGGGTCGGGTTCGCTGTCGGTCGTCGGCGGTGACGGCCGCTCCGCGCGGCCGGCGGAGGCGGACCAGGGGGCGTGA
- a CDS encoding lactate 2-monooxygenase, protein MAKHWADFQYEIYLNGMAGTVPRLPTDLTRLEELTEQRLGPGPVGYVAGSAGDGSTARANRAALERRVIVPRMLRDVSERDLSVEVLGRPLAAPLALAPVGVLSIMHPEAELAAARAAAAQGVPYTLSSASSTPMEQVAEAMGDAERWFQLYWGKDREVTRSFLARAKAAGFTALVVTLDTPLLAWRPRDLDQAYLPFLHGVGTANYFTDPAFQAGLAKPVHEDPNAAVMHFLGLFGDAGHTWPDLGFLREHWDGPIVLKGILHPDDARLAAEAGVDGVVVSNHGGRQVAGSVAAADALPRVAQAVGDRLTVLFDSGIRTGSDVFKALALGARGVLLGRPYVYGLGLDGQPGVEHVIRCVLAELDLTLALSGHSTPTTVTADDLTEPSA, encoded by the coding sequence ATGGCGAAGCACTGGGCCGACTTCCAGTACGAGATCTACCTGAACGGGATGGCGGGGACCGTACCGCGGCTGCCCACCGACCTCACCCGGCTGGAAGAGCTGACCGAACAGCGGCTCGGCCCCGGCCCGGTGGGGTACGTCGCGGGCAGCGCCGGTGACGGCAGCACCGCGCGCGCCAACCGCGCGGCCCTGGAACGGCGCGTGATCGTCCCTCGCATGCTGCGGGACGTGAGCGAACGGGACCTGTCCGTCGAGGTGTTGGGCCGCCCGCTGGCCGCCCCGCTGGCCCTGGCGCCCGTGGGCGTGCTGTCGATCATGCACCCGGAGGCCGAACTCGCCGCCGCCCGGGCCGCCGCCGCTCAGGGCGTGCCCTACACCCTCTCCTCCGCCTCCAGCACTCCGATGGAGCAGGTGGCGGAGGCGATGGGGGACGCCGAGCGGTGGTTCCAGCTGTACTGGGGCAAGGACCGTGAGGTGACGCGGAGTTTCCTCGCCCGCGCGAAGGCGGCCGGGTTCACCGCGCTGGTCGTCACGCTGGACACGCCGCTGCTGGCCTGGCGCCCGCGCGACCTGGACCAGGCATACCTGCCGTTCCTGCACGGAGTGGGCACCGCCAACTACTTCACCGACCCGGCCTTCCAGGCGGGCCTGGCGAAGCCGGTCCACGAGGACCCGAACGCGGCCGTGATGCACTTCCTCGGCCTGTTCGGGGACGCCGGACACACCTGGCCGGACCTCGGCTTCCTCCGGGAGCACTGGGACGGCCCGATCGTCCTCAAGGGCATACTGCACCCCGACGACGCGCGGCTCGCCGCCGAGGCCGGCGTGGACGGGGTCGTGGTCTCCAACCACGGCGGACGCCAGGTGGCCGGCTCCGTCGCGGCGGCGGACGCCCTGCCCCGCGTCGCGCAGGCCGTCGGCGACCGCCTGACCGTGCTCTTCGACAGCGGCATCCGCACCGGCTCCGACGTCTTCAAGGCCCTCGCCCTCGGCGCCCGCGGGGTCCTCCTCGGCCGGCCGTACGTGTACGGGCTCGGCCTCGACGGACAGCCGGGCGTCGAGCACGTCATCCGCTGCGTCCTCGCGGAACTCGACCTGACCCTCGCCCTGTCCGGCCACTCCACCCCCACGACGGTCACGGCGGACGACCTCACGGAGCCGTCCGCCTGA
- a CDS encoding cyclase family protein: MSAWLDLSVPVETGMPVYPGDPEVTVSPALHAPTDGVNVLSLHMGSQSGTHVDAPYHVDDAWPRLDELPLDLFAGPAVVADVRGLPPRAPITPDRLAPALDALAAAPGSSLLLVTGWSRHWGTPEYLAHPWLTPEAARAVTDTGTRMVAVDALSVDPTPEPGDPDADFGLPAHRVLCGAGGVIAENLTGLEQLVGAREVEVFLFPLRLPGADGAPVRAVARVG, translated from the coding sequence ATGAGCGCCTGGCTGGACCTGTCGGTACCCGTGGAGACCGGGATGCCCGTCTACCCCGGTGATCCGGAGGTCACGGTCTCCCCCGCCCTGCACGCCCCGACCGACGGCGTCAACGTCCTGAGCCTGCACATGGGTTCGCAGTCGGGCACCCATGTCGACGCCCCGTACCACGTGGACGACGCGTGGCCCCGGCTGGACGAACTGCCGCTGGACCTGTTCGCCGGGCCCGCGGTGGTCGCCGACGTACGGGGTCTGCCGCCCCGGGCGCCGATCACGCCCGACCGGCTGGCGCCGGCGCTCGACGCGCTCGCCGCCGCGCCGGGCTCGTCGCTGCTGCTGGTGACCGGCTGGTCCCGGCACTGGGGCACGCCGGAGTACCTGGCCCACCCCTGGCTCACCCCGGAGGCGGCCCGAGCCGTCACGGACACGGGCACGCGCATGGTGGCCGTCGACGCGCTGAGCGTCGACCCGACGCCCGAACCCGGTGATCCGGACGCGGACTTCGGTCTGCCCGCCCACCGGGTGCTGTGCGGCGCGGGCGGGGTGATCGCGGAGAACCTCACGGGGCTGGAGCAATTGGTGGGCGCGCGGGAGGTCGAGGTGTTCCTCTTCCCGCTGCGGCTGCCGGGGGCGGACGGCGCCCCGGTGCGGGCGGTCGCCCGCGTGGGCTGA